The Vibrio echinoideorum DNA window CGGTTCTTGGTTCTACTTTCACTCGCTACCCGTTCATCCAAAAAGTTATCTTTACGCCAGCACTGTTAAACATCTCTCTAATTGAAGAGCGTTTAAGACAGTTCGGTAACCAAGCAAAGTTTGACCGTTGCCTCATGACATCAAACTACATGTTCGCGAGTACTTTCGCCTTTTCTTCTGCGATGAACTACTTTCTTGCAACTTGGATTGTCACAAGCCCTGCCGGCACTGCAGCCTTTAATGAAGAACTTGGTAAGCTGACACTTTACAGCTACCCAGCCATTGCTATCCCAAGCATGCTGATGATGTTAGGCATTTTCTATTACATTTGGCGCCAAGTTCGCGCTATGACGTCACTAGAAACCGAGAAAATCTTTATTACTAAGTAGCTCTTACCGAACTACCTTAGTGTCTCGTCCTAAAATAGAAACACACCAAAGCTCAGCACATCCGCTGGGCTTTTTTGTTGGATGTCGCTTAACTACCCCGTTTCCCACACACATTACCAACTGCAATTTAAATACCGAATGTGCATGTATTTTCATGTGTTACTCTTTAAGAAAGGGGCGAATTTAGAGCGGTAAAACATGAAGAATCAAATAGACGACTATTATGTATTTTGTCAGGTCGCAAAATACGGCAGTATGAAAAAAGCCAGTGAGCGAGTAAAACTGCCACTTTCTACTGTAAGTCGACGAATTGTAGGGCTTGAACAAGGCTTGGGAGTCCAGCTTTTTATTCGGAGTAAGAATAAGCTAACTCTATCTAACCAAGGGGAGAAATACTTCCAAGCACTCAATAAACACCTAGAAGCTTTTGTTCATTCATTGGATGCGTTACATGAAGACTCTGGAAAGTTGCATGGTAAAGTGGTGATATCTGCTACTAAGCAGTTCTACCTTAAGTTTATGTACCCATACCTCAAAGACTTACTCAAACAGAACCCAGATCTCTCGATCGAACTTAAAAACTCCCATAGCTCAACCGAACTCACCGAAGATGTAGATATCGCTGTTGCAAGCGGCGAACTGCCCGAGACAAACCTCATCGCCAGAAAGTTGATAGATGTCCCGTTAATCTTCGTTGCAAGCCACGAATTTCAGACTTCTTATCAATCAGAAATCGCCAATGGTGAATTCAATAAAACGCCCTACATTGGTACATTCTCTCACCCTACTCTAACCGTGTTACGTCGCTCTACCGAAGAACAGTTTCGACTCAAAATCGATTGCCGCCTCACTGTTATGGATATGGAAATGGTCGTCGTTGCCGTACTAGATTCTCTTGGTTATGCGGTCATTCCAACCTATATCCATGAAGATATTGCCGCTGCTGACAAGGTAATTGAAATATTTGATGACTACACCATCAGCCC harbors:
- a CDS encoding VC0807 family protein — translated: MSNTENKKSNPLFEIVFNVFLPSFILMKFSGEEHLGTGLALLVALAFPIAYGGMELIRNKKFNFIAALGFVSVLLTGGIGFFELDTRWLALKEALIPGLIGLAVLGSTFTRYPFIQKVIFTPALLNISLIEERLRQFGNQAKFDRCLMTSNYMFASTFAFSSAMNYFLATWIVTSPAGTAAFNEELGKLTLYSYPAIAIPSMLMMLGIFYYIWRQVRAMTSLETEKIFITK
- a CDS encoding LysR family transcriptional regulator, whose protein sequence is MKNQIDDYYVFCQVAKYGSMKKASERVKLPLSTVSRRIVGLEQGLGVQLFIRSKNKLTLSNQGEKYFQALNKHLEAFVHSLDALHEDSGKLHGKVVISATKQFYLKFMYPYLKDLLKQNPDLSIELKNSHSSTELTEDVDIAVASGELPETNLIARKLIDVPLIFVASHEFQTSYQSEIANGEFNKTPYIGTFSHPTLTVLRRSTEEQFRLKIDCRLTVMDMEMVVVAVLDSLGYAVIPTYIHEDIAAADKVIEIFDDYTISPVRFSLLYRDKNLQTAAQRAVVESIMDGFQK